The Dasypus novemcinctus isolate mDasNov1 chromosome 12, mDasNov1.1.hap2, whole genome shotgun sequence genome includes a window with the following:
- the CSRP2 gene encoding cysteine and glycine-rich protein 2 → MPVWGGGNKCGACGRTVYHAEEVQCDGRSFHRCCFLCMVCRKNLDSTTVAIHDEEIYCKSCYGKKYGPKGYGYGQGAGTLNMDRGERLGIKPESVQPHRPTTNPNTSKFAQKYGGAEKCSRCGDSVYAAEKIIGAGKPWHKNCFRCAKCGKSLESTTLTEKEGEIYCKGCYAKNFGPKGFGYGQGAGALVHAQ, encoded by the exons atgCCTGTCTGGGGAGGTGGAAACAAGTGTGGAGCCTGTGGGAGGACCGTGTACCATGCAGAAGAGGTGCAGTGTGATGGGAGGAGCTTCCACCGCTGCTGTTTTCTGTGCA tgGTTTGCAGGAAAAATTTAGATAGCACTACAGTGGCAATTCATGATGAAGAGATATACTGCAAATCCTGCTATGGAAAAAAGTATGGACCAAAAGGCTATGGTTATGGCCAGGGTGCTGGCACACTCAACATGGACCGTGGCGAGAGGCTGGGCATCAAGCCAGAGAG TGTTCAACCTCACAGGCCTACAACAAATCCAAACACTTCTAAATTTGCTCAGAAATATGGAGGTGCTGAGAAATGTTCCAGATGTGGGGATTCTGTATATGCTGCCGAAAAGATCATTGGAGCTGGAAAG CCCTGGCACAAAAACTGTTTCCGATGTGCCAAGTGTGGGAAGAGTCTTGAATCCACAACTCTGACTGAGAAGGAAGGTGAAATCTATTGTAAAG GATGCTATGCAAAGAACTTTGGGCCCAAGGGATTTGGCTATGGCCAAGGAGCGGGAGCCCTTGTTCATGCTCAGTAA